From one Paracoccus pantotrophus genomic stretch:
- a CDS encoding SDR family oxidoreductase: MAQPSAAGPHGFQWFLTDEELASRPTIYAPDLFAGKRFLITGGGTGMGRAMTFLLARLGARVMIAGRREEVLADAQEAVKRLTGRHVDYFSMSIRDPEQVDALLDRVFGEWGGLDTLVNNAGGQFPQDAIEFSRKGWNSVIDLNLNGTWWMMQGAAQRWRDRDEAGNVISIVAHVGRGMPQAAHTCAARAGVIYLSRTVATEWAPLNIRVNCIAPGAIASEGLSKYPEHATARFRNVNPQRRMGNGWDIAEGVAYLSSDAGNFITGEVLTIDGGMQMWGTVWPAGVPEHFNVV, from the coding sequence ATGGCACAGCCCTCGGCGGCAGGCCCGCACGGATTTCAATGGTTCCTGACCGATGAGGAACTGGCAAGCCGCCCGACGATCTATGCCCCCGATCTTTTCGCGGGCAAGCGCTTCCTGATCACCGGCGGCGGCACCGGCATGGGCCGGGCGATGACCTTCCTGCTGGCGCGGCTGGGCGCCAGGGTCATGATCGCCGGCCGGCGCGAAGAGGTGCTGGCCGATGCGCAAGAGGCGGTCAAGCGCCTGACCGGCCGGCATGTCGATTACTTTTCGATGTCGATTCGCGATCCCGAGCAGGTCGATGCGCTGCTGGACCGGGTCTTCGGCGAATGGGGCGGGCTCGATACGCTGGTGAACAATGCCGGCGGCCAGTTCCCGCAGGACGCCATCGAGTTTTCGCGCAAGGGCTGGAACTCGGTCATCGACCTGAACCTGAACGGGACGTGGTGGATGATGCAGGGCGCCGCCCAACGCTGGCGCGACCGGGACGAGGCCGGCAACGTCATCTCGATCGTGGCCCATGTCGGGCGCGGCATGCCGCAGGCCGCGCATACCTGCGCGGCGCGGGCGGGGGTGATCTATCTCAGCCGGACGGTGGCGACGGAATGGGCACCGCTGAACATCCGGGTGAACTGCATCGCGCCGGGCGCCATCGCCTCGGAAGGGCTGTCGAAATATCCAGAACATGCCACCGCGCGCTTTCGCAACGTCAACCCGCAGCGGCGCATGGGCAACGGCTGGGACATTGCCGAGGGCGTGGCCTACCTGTCCTCGGATGCAGGCAATTTCATCACCGGCGAGGTGCTGACCATCGACGGCGGCATGCAGATGTGGGGCACGGTCTGGCCCGCCGGCGTGCCCGAGCATTTCAACGTGGTATGA
- a CDS encoding enoyl-CoA hydratase/isomerase family protein has protein sequence MPDLPVLPPTVRYERRGAVAIIRIDRPELRNAADRATSYGVHQALCHAEADDSVGAIVLTGTGERAFCAGMDLKEASQVGSGTGLVPGAGFLGVTERRCPKPLIAAVNGAAVAGGCEAALACDLVVAADHAVFGLPEIRRGMVAFAGGVQRLAQILPRQKAFEVIFSGAHYPAQAFAALGLVNRVVPGERVLDEAVALAEEVLANSWHCLRLAKQLYEVARDETLQAAIDWGHRHGPALMNSADSREGIAAFNQGRDANFANGTRI, from the coding sequence ATGCCGGACCTGCCCGTCCTTCCTCCGACCGTTCGCTATGAACGGCGCGGCGCGGTGGCGATCATCCGCATCGACCGGCCCGAATTGCGCAACGCGGCTGATCGCGCCACCTCTTACGGCGTGCATCAGGCTTTGTGCCATGCCGAGGCCGATGACAGCGTCGGCGCCATCGTGCTGACCGGCACCGGCGAGCGCGCCTTCTGCGCCGGCATGGACCTGAAGGAGGCCAGTCAGGTCGGCTCGGGCACCGGGCTGGTTCCGGGCGCGGGCTTCCTGGGCGTGACCGAGCGGCGCTGCCCCAAGCCGCTGATCGCGGCCGTCAACGGCGCGGCCGTCGCCGGCGGATGCGAGGCGGCGCTGGCCTGCGACCTGGTGGTCGCCGCCGATCACGCGGTCTTCGGCCTGCCCGAGATCCGCCGCGGCATGGTCGCCTTTGCCGGCGGCGTGCAGCGGCTGGCGCAGATCCTGCCGCGGCAGAAGGCTTTCGAGGTGATCTTTTCGGGTGCCCATTATCCGGCGCAGGCATTCGCCGCGCTGGGGCTGGTCAATCGCGTCGTGCCGGGCGAGCGGGTGCTGGACGAGGCCGTCGCCCTGGCCGAGGAGGTGCTGGCCAATTCCTGGCACTGCCTGCGCCTTGCCAAGCAGCTTTACGAGGTGGCGCGGGACGAGACGCTGCAAGCCGCGATCGACTGGGGCCACCGGCACGGCCCCGCGCTGATGAACTCGGCCGACAGCCGCGAGGGGATCGCGGCCTTCAACCAGGGCCGGGACGCAAATTTCGCCAATGGGACACGGATATGA
- a CDS encoding aromatic ring-hydroxylating oxygenase subunit alpha has translation MNPQEKQRILDQQAYESARGGPPEGFPQFPDLPGLRYTDPAFFALEMEHLWRKTWLYAVHADELPEVGSYIQWSRLGEPLFFIRGEDQKVRCFYNTCRHRGAPVVTEPSGKSRGVSCKYHGWTYNTRGELINLRDRRDFVGLDLSCRSLVEVRCENIGNLYFVNLDADAMPLRDYLGPVAQALDEMKPDTLALIDKSTIQVKCNVKILIDAFLEVYHLKSIHQNTVDRFLDHRGSAITLYEHGHSRMVTPFKREGWKDPGVRGLPEIEGVDPWFGDTNLSLMAYPNLVTPVSPWGIPVLAFWPETIDTMSIDVYWFAPHWGEGPRPEVWDMRIRNFAAILEEDLQFADKIQIAAMSSGLRDFPLNYQERRIYHWHEELDRRIGADRVPEALRVKPLLQPYWDENWKPAEAAAETEQA, from the coding sequence ATGAATCCGCAAGAAAAGCAGCGTATCCTGGATCAGCAGGCTTACGAAAGCGCGCGCGGGGGGCCGCCCGAGGGCTTCCCGCAATTTCCCGACCTGCCGGGCCTGCGCTATACCGATCCCGCCTTCTTCGCGCTGGAGATGGAGCATCTTTGGCGCAAGACCTGGCTCTATGCCGTCCATGCCGACGAATTGCCCGAGGTCGGCTCCTATATCCAGTGGTCGCGCCTGGGCGAGCCGCTGTTCTTCATCCGCGGCGAGGACCAGAAGGTCCGCTGCTTTTACAATACCTGCCGCCATCGCGGCGCGCCGGTCGTCACCGAACCTTCGGGCAAGTCGCGCGGCGTGTCCTGCAAGTATCACGGCTGGACCTACAACACGCGCGGCGAGCTGATCAACCTGCGCGACCGGCGGGATTTCGTCGGGCTGGATCTCAGCTGCCGCTCGCTGGTCGAGGTGCGCTGCGAGAATATCGGCAACCTGTATTTCGTGAACCTCGATGCCGACGCGATGCCGCTTCGGGACTATCTTGGCCCAGTGGCGCAGGCGCTGGACGAGATGAAGCCCGACACGCTGGCGCTGATCGACAAGTCGACGATCCAGGTGAAATGCAACGTCAAGATCCTGATCGACGCCTTCCTCGAGGTCTATCACCTGAAGTCGATCCACCAGAACACCGTGGACCGGTTCCTGGACCACCGCGGCTCGGCCATCACGCTTTACGAACACGGCCATTCCCGCATGGTCACGCCCTTCAAGCGCGAGGGCTGGAAAGACCCCGGCGTGCGCGGCCTGCCCGAGATCGAGGGCGTCGATCCCTGGTTCGGCGACACCAACCTGTCGCTGATGGCCTATCCCAACCTGGTCACGCCGGTTTCGCCCTGGGGGATCCCGGTCCTGGCCTTCTGGCCGGAAACCATCGACACCATGTCGATCGACGTCTACTGGTTCGCGCCGCATTGGGGCGAGGGGCCGCGTCCCGAGGTCTGGGACATGCGCATCCGCAACTTCGCCGCGATCCTGGAAGAAGACCTGCAATTCGCCGACAAGATCCAGATCGCCGCCATGTCCAGCGGGCTGCGGGATTTCCCGCTGAACTATCAGGAACGCCGGATCTATCACTGGCACGAGGAACTCGACCGCCGCATCGGAGCCGATCGCGTGCCCGAGGCGCTGCGCGTCAAGCCGCTGTTGCAGCCCTATTGGGACGAGAACTGGAAACCGGCCGAGGCGGCTGCGGAAACCGAGCAGGCCTGA
- a CDS encoding GntR family transcriptional regulator, with protein MARSAGMTHSEKVRLALEQDIFSGAIAPGSSLDEEELARRFEVSRTPVREAILQLIESGIVEKRPRQGAVVTMTDVTDLIRQFEVMSELESICAKYSARRMTPEERAALKEVHEQSERAFAAGDQDSYYALSRKFHLLVIDGTHNKELIDMTNKLGSKLVPYRRFQLGYPGQSQSNLEDHRAILEAILAQDVERAAEQFRKHTKVQGDILADYIAMNEERVRAS; from the coding sequence ATGGCACGATCTGCCGGAATGACGCATTCGGAGAAGGTTCGACTCGCGCTCGAACAGGACATCTTCTCGGGCGCCATCGCGCCGGGAAGCTCGCTGGACGAGGAGGAGCTTGCGCGCCGCTTCGAGGTCTCGCGTACCCCCGTGCGTGAGGCGATCCTGCAACTGATCGAGTCCGGCATCGTGGAAAAGCGTCCGCGCCAGGGTGCGGTCGTCACCATGACCGATGTCACCGACCTGATCCGGCAGTTCGAGGTGATGTCCGAACTGGAATCGATCTGCGCCAAATACTCGGCCCGGCGGATGACCCCGGAAGAGCGCGCTGCGCTGAAGGAGGTGCATGAACAGTCCGAACGCGCCTTCGCCGCCGGCGACCAGGACAGCTATTATGCGCTCAGCCGCAAGTTCCACCTGCTGGTGATCGACGGCACGCATAACAAGGAACTGATCGACATGACCAACAAGCTCGGCAGCAAGCTGGTGCCCTATCGCCGCTTCCAGCTGGGTTATCCGGGCCAGTCGCAGTCGAATCTGGAGGATCACCGCGCGATTCTGGAGGCGATCCTGGCCCAGGACGTCGAGCGGGCGGCCGAACAATTCCGCAAGCATACCAAGGTCCAGGGCGATATCCTGGCCGATTACATCGCCATGAACGAGGAGCGCGTCCGGGCCAGCTGA
- a CDS encoding VOC family protein — MPDSFDPVGNKTRSRLGAIVQMGYVVPDLERALVHWTQTLGVGPFLVTPRIDYAALHYRGRPIQVENAVALASWGGMQIEIIQQTGGDDSMFTDFIARRGGGLHHLCLLSGDLDADLAAWQARGVGVLMGGRTAAGIPFAYLDSDPLDQGRVIEIVQPTAGLKKFFARLESLAADWDGSRPIRYL, encoded by the coding sequence ATGCCGGACAGCTTCGATCCCGTGGGAAACAAGACCCGCTCGCGCCTGGGCGCCATCGTCCAGATGGGCTATGTCGTGCCCGATCTGGAGCGCGCGCTGGTGCATTGGACGCAGACGCTGGGCGTTGGCCCGTTCCTCGTCACCCCGCGAATCGACTATGCCGCGCTGCATTATCGCGGCCGGCCGATCCAGGTCGAGAACGCGGTGGCGCTGGCTTCCTGGGGCGGCATGCAGATCGAGATCATCCAGCAGACCGGCGGCGACGATTCGATGTTCACCGATTTCATCGCACGGCGGGGCGGCGGGCTGCATCACCTCTGCCTGCTTTCCGGGGATCTGGACGCCGATCTTGCCGCCTGGCAGGCCAGGGGCGTCGGGGTGCTGATGGGCGGGCGCACCGCGGCCGGCATTCCCTTTGCCTATCTGGACAGCGACCCGCTGGACCAGGGCCGGGTGATCGAGATCGTGCAGCCCACGGCCGGGCTGAAGAAATTCTTCGCGCGGCTGGAATCGCTGGCGGCCGATTGGGACGGCTCCCGGCCCATCCGCTATCTCTAG
- a CDS encoding 2Fe-2S iron-sulfur cluster-binding protein, with amino-acid sequence MPRITATDRDGSVKEFDAAPGTSLMEALRDGAGLDIAAICGGSCSCATCHIYVAPDWLDRLPEQQPDERELLEFMETYRETSRLSCQIPVTDDLAGLEVTLAPEE; translated from the coding sequence ATGCCACGAATCACAGCCACGGACCGCGACGGAAGCGTGAAGGAGTTCGACGCAGCACCCGGAACCAGCCTGATGGAGGCCCTGCGCGATGGGGCAGGCCTCGACATCGCTGCGATCTGCGGCGGTTCCTGTTCTTGCGCGACCTGCCACATCTATGTCGCGCCCGACTGGCTCGACCGCCTGCCGGAGCAGCAGCCCGACGAACGGGAACTGCTGGAATTCATGGAAACCTATCGCGAAACATCGCGGCTGAGCTGCCAGATCCCCGTGACCGACGACCTTGCCGGGCTCGAGGTGACGCTGGCGCCCGAGGAATAG
- a CDS encoding class I adenylate-forming enzyme family protein — protein MSATLNYTATTTVGDLLVRATARTPDKDAIRFPDQNRSFRQLHQAAMLRARELYGLGVRPGDHVGIFLPSCIEYLEYYFGLAYLGAVSVPMNARYREHELRYQTVNADLVHIVSTTQVAEGLDFRARLHQAFPALRDAPADQPVSLPEAPRLRGITLLTDEPSAGCLRQSVSQGFAAEVEDALIDRLRRAVTLRQTALMLYTSGTTSNPKGCMISHEALVRTGMGLAERYGMTDQDAFWSPLPMFHVGALFPLCAAYHAGATYIGMQHFDAGAALRLVRETRPTIGYPSFALFLSDMVYHPDFRAEDMASLRLINCSMALSPEPFRELMRKSFPNAVFVGTYGMTETAGTVTTSDPADSEAERLNRLGRPFDGLSVRIAREDGAEAAPGEIGEICVKGFSIFTEYYGDPEKTAEAKRDGWFHTGDLGSIDAAGTLMFHGRAKDMLKVGGENVAALEIEMVVAQHPAVKTCQVVGKPDARLQEVPVAFVELVPGQSVDPAALIAYCKTRIASFKVPRDVHFIAEWPMSASKIQKFKLRDMVQEMAADRCAAQ, from the coding sequence ATGTCAGCAACGCTCAATTACACGGCCACCACCACGGTCGGCGATCTTCTGGTCCGGGCAACGGCACGGACGCCGGACAAGGACGCGATCCGGTTTCCCGATCAGAACCGCAGCTTTCGCCAGTTGCACCAGGCCGCCATGCTGCGGGCCCGCGAACTTTACGGCCTGGGCGTGCGGCCTGGCGACCATGTCGGGATCTTCCTGCCCAGCTGCATCGAATACCTGGAGTATTATTTCGGGCTGGCCTATCTGGGCGCGGTCTCGGTGCCGATGAATGCCCGCTATCGCGAACACGAGCTGCGCTACCAGACCGTCAACGCGGATCTGGTGCATATCGTCTCGACCACACAGGTGGCCGAGGGGCTGGATTTCCGGGCGCGGCTGCACCAGGCCTTCCCGGCCCTGCGCGACGCGCCGGCAGACCAGCCGGTCAGCCTGCCCGAGGCCCCGCGCCTGCGCGGCATCACCTTGCTGACCGACGAGCCCTCGGCCGGATGCCTGCGCCAATCCGTGTCGCAGGGTTTCGCCGCCGAGGTCGAGGACGCGCTGATCGACCGGCTGCGCCGGGCCGTCACGCTGCGGCAGACGGCGCTGATGCTGTATACTTCGGGGACGACCTCGAATCCGAAAGGCTGCATGATCAGCCACGAGGCCCTGGTCCGCACCGGCATGGGCCTGGCCGAGCGTTACGGGATGACCGACCAGGACGCCTTCTGGTCGCCGCTGCCCATGTTCCATGTCGGCGCGCTTTTCCCGCTATGCGCGGCCTATCATGCCGGCGCCACCTATATCGGCATGCAGCATTTCGACGCCGGCGCGGCACTGCGGCTGGTGCGCGAGACGCGGCCGACCATCGGCTATCCCAGCTTTGCCCTGTTCCTGTCGGACATGGTCTATCACCCGGATTTCCGCGCCGAGGACATGGCATCGCTGCGGCTCATCAATTGCTCGATGGCGCTGAGCCCGGAGCCGTTCCGCGAGCTGATGCGCAAGAGCTTTCCCAACGCGGTCTTCGTCGGCACCTATGGCATGACCGAAACCGCCGGCACCGTCACCACCAGCGACCCCGCCGACAGCGAGGCCGAGCGCCTCAACCGGCTCGGCCGCCCCTTCGACGGGCTGTCCGTGCGCATCGCGCGCGAGGACGGTGCCGAGGCCGCACCGGGCGAGATCGGCGAGATCTGCGTCAAGGGCTTCTCGATCTTCACCGAATATTACGGCGATCCCGAAAAGACCGCCGAGGCCAAGCGCGACGGCTGGTTCCATACCGGCGACCTGGGCTCGATCGACGCGGCCGGCACGCTGATGTTCCACGGCCGGGCCAAGGACATGCTGAAGGTGGGCGGTGAAAACGTCGCCGCGCTGGAGATCGAGATGGTCGTGGCCCAGCATCCCGCGGTCAAGACCTGCCAGGTCGTCGGCAAGCCCGACGCGCGGCTGCAAGAGGTGCCGGTGGCCTTCGTGGAACTGGTGCCGGGGCAAAGCGTGGACCCGGCCGCGCTGATCGCCTATTGCAAGACGCGCATCGCCAGCTTCAAGGTGCCGCGCGACGTCCATTTCATCGCGGAATGGCCGATGTCCGCCAGCAAGATCCAGAAATTCAAGCTGCGCGACATGGTGCAAGAGATGGCGGCGGATCGCTGCGCCGCCCAATAA
- a CDS encoding ABC transporter substrate-binding protein, with product MKLSNLFATCTAMALLPAMAAQSDEYHVVVLQALTGPAAFIGTAVADGMRLAEQQINEQGLLGEGNTLKVTYADDATDRTQTMSLIARYANDPSILGILGPTSGAVAIAGASSGNQYKVPVVTTTNTPEVLDQGPWSFILTQPPEITIPYLVDYAADVKGVKECAIIGIRDIEAYVALQKQFEKLMADKGVRITTVEQVGGTDSDFSSVATKIATSQQDCVFVSASASQGANIIVQLRQAGLDPATPVFGHNAFASPEFLNRGGAGVEGVTFIADWVPGGYDDFTRAFATEFSEKFGHEADNWNAVGYGGMLVMANALKSMPEPTREALRDQLGKTSEVRVAAGQGSYTLDEKRFPHVGMNVLTVQDGAFVQAPR from the coding sequence GTGAAACTGTCCAATCTGTTCGCCACCTGCACCGCAATGGCGTTGCTGCCCGCCATGGCCGCCCAATCCGACGAATATCACGTGGTGGTCCTGCAAGCCCTGACCGGTCCCGCCGCCTTCATCGGCACCGCCGTCGCCGACGGCATGCGCCTGGCCGAGCAGCAGATCAACGAGCAGGGCCTGCTGGGCGAGGGCAACACGCTCAAGGTCACCTATGCCGATGACGCGACCGACCGCACGCAGACCATGTCGCTGATCGCGCGCTATGCCAACGATCCCTCGATCCTGGGCATTCTGGGTCCGACCAGCGGCGCGGTTGCCATCGCCGGCGCGTCCTCGGGCAACCAGTACAAGGTGCCGGTCGTCACCACGACGAACACGCCCGAGGTGCTGGACCAGGGCCCCTGGTCGTTCATCCTGACCCAGCCGCCGGAAATCACCATCCCCTATCTGGTGGATTACGCGGCCGATGTGAAAGGCGTGAAGGAATGCGCCATCATCGGCATCCGCGACATCGAGGCCTATGTCGCGCTGCAAAAGCAGTTCGAGAAGCTGATGGCGGACAAGGGCGTCAGGATCACCACCGTCGAGCAGGTCGGCGGCACCGATTCCGACTTCTCGTCGGTCGCGACCAAGATCGCCACCTCGCAGCAGGATTGCGTCTTCGTCTCGGCCTCGGCCTCGCAGGGGGCGAACATCATCGTCCAGCTGCGCCAGGCCGGGCTGGACCCGGCGACGCCGGTCTTCGGCCACAATGCCTTCGCCTCGCCCGAGTTCCTGAACCGCGGCGGCGCGGGCGTCGAGGGCGTCACCTTCATCGCCGACTGGGTGCCGGGCGGCTATGACGATTTCACCAGGGCCTTCGCCACCGAGTTCAGCGAGAAATTCGGCCACGAGGCCGACAACTGGAACGCCGTCGGCTATGGCGGAATGCTGGTGATGGCCAACGCGCTGAAATCCATGCCCGAACCCACGCGCGAGGCGTTGCGCGACCAGCTGGGCAAGACCAGCGAGGTCCGCGTGGCCGCCGGCCAGGGCAGCTATACGCTGGACGAGAAACGCTTTCCGCATGTCGGCATGAACGTGCTGACCGTGCAGGACGGCGCCTTCGTCCAGGCTCCGCGCTGA
- a CDS encoding branched-chain amino acid ABC transporter permease: MLLQQILNGTVSGAIYALFALGFTLIFGVQKLLNLAHGAIFMAGAFIAYYATAQGLPFWFALLLATVATGAISVVVDFVAFRQLRKAGHAEFAAIVTSIGVDLILMNIAQQVSNTKVLSFPFGTFPVKFFSFWGMRISLLQLTILGLVLVLVLALAYYINRTSFGRQVRAVSSNEHASALLGISASAVYRQTFFIAGALAGLAGVLIGLSFNSIHFMMGEPFLLQAFVVVVIGGLGSLQGAVVAAILIGIIQSLTIAYLSSELSTAIIFALLFVTLLFFPNGLFGRAGNYAGGSRR, from the coding sequence ATGCTACTGCAACAGATACTCAATGGAACGGTGTCCGGCGCGATCTATGCCCTGTTCGCGCTTGGCTTCACGCTGATCTTCGGCGTGCAGAAACTGCTGAACCTCGCCCATGGCGCGATCTTCATGGCCGGCGCCTTCATCGCCTATTACGCGACCGCGCAGGGGCTGCCCTTCTGGTTCGCGCTGCTGCTGGCGACCGTCGCGACCGGGGCGATCTCGGTCGTGGTGGATTTCGTGGCCTTCCGGCAATTGCGCAAGGCGGGCCATGCCGAATTCGCCGCCATCGTCACCTCGATCGGGGTGGACCTGATCCTGATGAACATCGCCCAGCAGGTCTCGAACACCAAGGTGCTGAGCTTTCCCTTCGGCACCTTCCCGGTCAAGTTCTTCAGCTTCTGGGGGATGCGCATCTCGCTGTTGCAGCTGACCATCCTGGGGCTGGTGCTGGTCCTGGTGCTGGCCCTGGCCTATTACATCAACCGCACCAGCTTCGGCCGCCAGGTGCGCGCGGTGTCCAGCAACGAGCATGCCTCGGCGCTGCTGGGCATCTCGGCCAGCGCGGTCTATCGCCAGACCTTCTTCATCGCCGGGGCGCTGGCGGGGCTGGCCGGGGTGCTGATCGGGCTGTCCTTCAACTCGATCCACTTCATGATGGGCGAGCCCTTCCTGCTGCAAGCCTTCGTCGTGGTGGTGATTGGCGGGCTCGGCTCGCTTCAGGGCGCGGTGGTCGCGGCCATCCTGATCGGGATCATCCAGTCGCTGACCATCGCCTATCTGTCCAGCGAACTGTCCACCGCGATCATCTTCGCGCTGCTGTTCGTCACGCTGCTGTTCTTTCCGAACGGCCTGTTCGGACGCGCCGGCAACTATGCAGGAGGAAGCCGCAGATGA
- a CDS encoding branched-chain amino acid ABC transporter permease, with protein sequence MMSFYYSYQPLIDFFLIAVGLGYSQQLALRAGVFSIATAGFSALGAYATAILVTRYGVPVPAAILVSAVVGMAVSYVLSVPLARLRGAFQAIATLAFVQVVIALLLYFESFTGGAIGISGIPRVMNTGWLLLAVLVTIYVIWSINRTSVGRVFNALRQDDSVAASLGVPIKSYYALAFVLSGLIGAVFGALRSLYVFNIEPVDFGFHAMVASLTVVVLGGRNTLLGPIAGALIMAILPELARPLAENRGILNGVILILVITFLPNGVGDELVYWLRRRLRRAPKTMSKRKEGADVVAAD encoded by the coding sequence ATGATGTCCTTTTACTATTCCTATCAGCCGCTCATCGACTTCTTCCTGATCGCGGTCGGGCTGGGCTACAGCCAGCAGCTGGCGCTGCGCGCGGGCGTGTTCTCGATCGCCACCGCGGGTTTCTCGGCGCTTGGCGCCTATGCCACGGCGATCCTGGTGACGCGATACGGCGTCCCGGTGCCGGCGGCCATCCTGGTCTCGGCCGTGGTGGGCATGGCGGTCAGCTATGTGCTGTCGGTGCCGCTGGCGCGGTTGCGCGGCGCCTTCCAGGCCATCGCCACGCTGGCCTTCGTGCAGGTGGTGATCGCGCTGCTCTTGTATTTCGAAAGCTTCACCGGCGGCGCCATCGGCATCTCGGGCATCCCGCGGGTGATGAATACCGGCTGGCTGCTGCTGGCGGTGCTGGTCACGATCTACGTGATCTGGTCGATCAACCGCACCTCGGTCGGCCGGGTGTTCAACGCGCTGCGCCAGGACGATTCCGTCGCCGCCTCGCTTGGCGTGCCGATCAAGTCCTATTACGCGCTGGCCTTCGTGTTGTCGGGGCTGATCGGCGCGGTCTTCGGGGCGCTGCGTTCGCTTTACGTCTTCAACATCGAGCCGGTGGATTTCGGCTTTCACGCCATGGTGGCCAGCCTGACCGTGGTGGTGCTGGGCGGGCGCAACACGCTCCTGGGCCCCATCGCCGGGGCGCTGATCATGGCGATCCTGCCCGAACTGGCGCGCCCGCTGGCCGAGAACCGCGGCATCCTGAACGGGGTGATCCTGATTCTGGTCATCACCTTCCTGCCGAACGGCGTGGGCGATGAGCTGGTCTACTGGCTGCGCCGCCGCCTGCGCCGCGCGCCCAAAACCATGTCCAAGCGGAAGGAGGGGGCCGATGTCGTCGCTGCGGATTGA
- a CDS encoding ABC transporter ATP-binding protein: MSSLRIENACKYFGGLKAVDGINMTVPAGRITGLIGPNGAGKSTVVNMISGVYSLTRGEVYLDDQQLTRLHVDEVARRGIARTFQNIRLLPEESVLDNVVIGYFRKQQSGVMASLMGLPVALAETRRLREQAWELLGRFGIQKYADYEAGSLPYGHQRRVEMARSIAAAPRIVMLDEPVAGMNEVESAEMAEIFEDLARSGMGLLLIEHNVAFVSRLCSQVYVLDSGRMIAEGPPETVTRDPKVIEAYIGGKADAA; the protein is encoded by the coding sequence ATGTCGTCGCTGCGGATTGAGAACGCCTGCAAGTATTTCGGCGGGCTGAAGGCCGTCGACGGCATCAACATGACCGTCCCCGCCGGCCGGATCACCGGGCTGATCGGCCCGAACGGCGCCGGCAAAAGCACCGTCGTCAACATGATCTCGGGCGTCTACAGCCTGACCAGGGGCGAGGTCTACCTGGACGACCAGCAGCTTACCCGGCTGCATGTGGACGAGGTCGCCCGCCGCGGCATCGCCCGCACCTTCCAGAACATCCGCCTGCTGCCCGAGGAAAGCGTCCTCGACAATGTCGTCATCGGCTATTTCCGCAAGCAGCAGAGCGGCGTCATGGCCAGCCTGATGGGCCTGCCCGTCGCCCTGGCCGAGACCCGCCGCCTGCGCGAGCAGGCCTGGGAGCTGCTGGGCCGCTTCGGCATCCAGAAATATGCCGATTACGAGGCGGGCAGCCTGCCCTATGGCCACCAGCGCCGGGTCGAGATGGCCCGCTCGATCGCCGCGGCGCCGCGCATCGTCATGCTGGACGAACCGGTGGCCGGCATGAACGAGGTCGAATCCGCCGAAATGGCCGAGATCTTCGAGGATCTGGCCCGCTCGGGCATGGGGCTGTTGCTGATCGAGCATAACGTGGCCTTCGTCTCGCGCCTGTGCAGCCAGGTCTATGTGCTGGATTCCGGCCGCATGATCGCCGAGGGGCCGCCCGAAACCGTCACCCGCGATCCAAAGGTCATCGAGGCCTATATCGGAGGCAAGGCCGATGCTGCTTGA